A single region of the Zonotrichia leucophrys gambelii isolate GWCS_2022_RI chromosome 9, RI_Zleu_2.0, whole genome shotgun sequence genome encodes:
- the U2SURP gene encoding U2 snRNP-associated SURP motif-containing protein isoform X9, with product MLQCYHHQKTRRILRRNLLALIHRMIEFVVREGPMFEAMIMNREINNPMFRFLFENQTPAHVYYRWKLYSILQGDAPTKWRTEDFRMFKNGSFWRPPPLNPYLHGMSEEQETEAFVEEPNKKGALKEEQRDKLEEILRGLTPRKNDIGDAMVFCLNNAEAAEEIVDCITESLSILKTPLPKKIARLYLVSDVLYNSSAKVANASYYRKFFETKLCQIFSDLNATYRTIQGHLQSENFKQRVMTCFRAWEDWAIYPEPFLIKLQNIFLGLVNIMEDKETEEVPDDLDGAPIEEELDGAPLEDVDGIPIDAAPIDDLDGVPIKSLDDDLDGVPLDTAEDSKKNEPIFKVAPSKWEAVDESELEAQAVTTSKWELFDQHEESEEEEIQNQEEESEDEEDTQSSKSEEQHMYSNPIKEEMPDSKSSVKYSEMSEEKRAKLREIELKVMKFQDELESGKRPKKPGQSFQEQVEHYRDKLLQREKEKEMERERDRDKKDKEKSETRSKDKKEKEECTPTRKERKRRHSASPSPSRSSGSRRAKSPSPKSERSERSHKESSRSRSSHKDSPRDVSKKGKRSPSGSRTPKRSRRSRSRSPKKSGKKSRSQSRSPHRSHKKSKKSKH from the exons GAATTTGCTCGCTTTGATCCATCGAATGATAGAGTTTGTGGTTCGGGAAGGGCCCATGTTCGAAGCCATGATCATGAACCGAGAAATCAACAACCCAATGTTCAG gtttttatttgaaaacCAGACTCCAGCCCATGTGTATTATAGATGGAAGCTTTATTCAATTCTTCAG GGGGATGCTCCAACCAAGTGGAGGACGGAAGATTTCCGCATGTTCAAAAATGGATCCTTCTGGAGGCCACCACCATTGAATCCATACTTGCATGGGATGTCAGAGGAGCAAGAAACAGAAGCATTTGTGGAGGAACCAAACAAGAAGGGTGCACTCAAGGAAGA ACAGAGGGACAAACTAGAGGAAATCCTGCGTGGGTTAACACCTCGGAAGAACGACATTGGTGATGCAATGGTCTTCTGTCTAAATAATGCAGAAGCTGCTGAAGAAATTGTGGACTGCATTACAGAGTCCCTGTCCATCCTCAAGACTCCTCTTCCTAAGAAG ATTGCAAGATTGTATCTAGTGTCAGATGTGTTATACAACTCTTCAGCTAAAGTTGCCAATGCTTCCTACTATAGAAAATT ttttgaaacaaaattatgtCAGATATTCTCTGATCTCAATGCTACTTACCGTACAATACAAGGCCATTTACAGTCTGAAAATTTCAAG CAACGGGTGATGACATGCTTCCGAGCATGGGAGGACTGGGCAATCTATCCAGAACCATTTCTGATCAAACTACAGAATATTTTCCTGGGACTTGTAAATATCATGGAGGATAAAGAAACAGAG GAAGTACCAGATGATCTTGATGGTGCTCCCATTGAGGAAGAGCTCGATGGTGCTCCACTAGAAGATGTGGATGGAATTCCTATTGATGCTGCTCCTATTGATGATCTGGATGGAGTCCCAATTAAATCTCTGGATGATGATCTGGATGGAGTTCCTT TGGATACAGCTGAAGACTCAAAAAAGAATGAGCCTATATTTAAGGTTGCCCCTTCAAAGTGGGAAGCAGTGGATGAATCGGAACTGGAAGCTCAAG CCGTTACTACTTCTAAGTGGGAGCTTTTTGACCAACATGAAGAatctgaggaggaggaaattcAAAA tcaagaagaagaaagtgaagATGAAGAAGACACACAGAGTTCTAAGTCAGAAGAACAGCACATGTATTCAAACCCTATTAAAGAGGAGATGCCTGACTCCAAGTCATCAGTCAAATACTCAGAAATGAGCGAAGAAAAGCGTGCCAAACTCCGAGAGATAGAG CTTAAGGTGATGAAGTTTCAGGATGAGTTAGAGTCTGGGAAGAGACCCAAGAAGCCCGGCCAGAGTTTTCAGGAACAGGTTGAACACTATAGAGACAAGCTGCTCCAGAGG gaaaaagaaaaagagatggaaagagaaCGGGACAGAGACAAAAAGGACAAGGAAAAGTCTGAGACCAGGTCCAAAgataagaaggaaaaagaggaatgtACACCAACACGAAAAGAGAG GAAGAGGCGGCACAGCGCCTCCCCCAGCCCGTCCCGCAGCAGCGGCAGCCGCCGCGCCAAGTCCCCCTCGCCCAAATCCGAGCGCTCCGAGCGCTCCCACAAGGAGagctcccgctcccgctcctcGCACAAAGACTCTCCCAGAGATGTCagtaaaaaaggcaaaag GTCGCCCTCTGGCTCCAGGACACCCAAAAGATCAAGAAGATCACGATCCAGATCCCCTAAAAAGtcagggaaaaaatccaggtCTCAGTCCCGTTCTCCTCACAGATCTCACAAGAagtcaaagaaaagcaaacactga